One Nocardia iowensis DNA window includes the following coding sequences:
- a CDS encoding glycosyltransferase — protein sequence MARIVFTTQPASGHLRPLVPIARAARVRGHEVAVLAPQPQAAEIAAYGLPHLVGGYDWRAEVASWLPANLRELDFLAAAEVFRVLGRRMSKGFAGHMGQATCADLLEIAEDWRPDLVIRELDELGGYLAAEVLGIPHVSIASFGGVEAMAGAEIAVRLAEGRARFGLPPDPAGARLYHYLHANFLPPQYSAAEMILPNTRCYRHPNAGFQSDRLPDWLAELDLARPFVFAGFGTVVYGLPGADGFVRTVIEALGRVDCTAVLAVGADGSTDAYGELPPNVRLVDFVDQPLMLEGADLFVTHGGLNSMKEAMRLGVPMVNIPVLDDHRHNAAQAEATGTTTVVPLEQVSADTVARACARTLTEPDFRRSARRLQRRIHALPGVDVLLDDLEALL from the coding sequence ATGGCACGCATCGTCTTCACCACCCAGCCCGCCAGTGGACACCTGCGTCCGCTGGTGCCGATCGCCAGGGCGGCGCGCGTGCGCGGCCACGAGGTGGCCGTGCTCGCACCCCAGCCCCAGGCAGCGGAGATCGCCGCGTACGGGCTGCCGCATCTGGTCGGTGGTTACGACTGGCGCGCCGAGGTGGCGAGCTGGCTGCCTGCGAATCTGCGCGAACTGGACTTTCTCGCCGCCGCCGAGGTGTTCCGGGTGCTCGGGCGCAGGATGTCGAAGGGCTTTGCCGGTCACATGGGGCAGGCCACCTGTGCGGATCTGCTGGAGATCGCCGAGGACTGGCGACCGGACCTGGTCATTCGCGAACTGGATGAACTCGGCGGCTACCTGGCGGCGGAAGTGCTTGGCATACCTCATGTTTCGATCGCGTCGTTCGGCGGTGTCGAAGCGATGGCAGGTGCCGAAATCGCGGTACGGCTGGCGGAAGGCAGGGCGCGGTTCGGCCTGCCCCCCGACCCGGCCGGCGCGCGGCTCTACCACTATCTGCACGCCAATTTCCTGCCACCGCAATACTCGGCGGCGGAGATGATCCTGCCGAACACCCGGTGCTACCGCCACCCGAACGCCGGTTTCCAGAGCGACCGGCTGCCGGACTGGTTGGCCGAACTCGACCTTGCGCGCCCCTTCGTCTTCGCCGGTTTCGGCACTGTCGTCTACGGATTGCCCGGTGCGGATGGATTCGTGCGCACGGTGATCGAGGCACTGGGTCGGGTCGACTGCACCGCGGTGCTCGCGGTCGGCGCGGACGGCAGCACCGATGCCTACGGCGAACTGCCGCCCAACGTCCGGCTGGTCGACTTCGTTGATCAGCCGCTGATGCTGGAGGGGGCCGACCTGTTCGTCACCCACGGCGGGTTGAACAGTATGAAAGAGGCCATGCGGCTCGGGGTGCCGATGGTCAATATCCCGGTGCTCGACGACCATCGGCACAATGCCGCACAGGCCGAGGCCACCGGCACCACGACTGTTGTTCCATTGGAACAGGTTTCGGCCGACACCGTGGCGCGGGCCTGCGCTCGGACGTTGACCGAGCCGGACTTCCGCCGCTCGGCCCGCAGGCTGCAACGCCGGATCCATGCCCTGCCCGGGGTGGATGTGCTGCTCGACGATCTGGAGGCACTGCTGTGA
- a CDS encoding nucleotide disphospho-sugar-binding domain-containing protein — protein sequence MRVIVTTWAWQSHLTPLVQLCWGLRTSGHEVVVASSAELVPAIRATGLTAVAVGEEVDLSAQAGKYFSWLVEQPEPVRWSDIQHWGAGNVATYRVIAQRSVGPLLDFARRWRPDLIVFDPTTYAGPLVAAVLGIPAVRHLWGIDYTYRTREFEPLALRELCAELGLDGVETLGTVTVDPCPASLQFDTGVDTLPIRFAPYNGPAAAADVGLPPPRRPRICVLGSSAVEQLAGRAIPFAEHVLAGLAGLDVEVVALMNPGAAPSFAEGESVTFLGPTPLHLLLADCALVIHQGGGGALMTALFYGLPQLLTPLFTDHVANAEQLAEAGACRWLFGGTLEPDAVRTEVRQLLADAEFRVHAERLRDEMRAQPPVGQVVGALADLAGAR from the coding sequence ATGCGCGTCATCGTCACCACCTGGGCGTGGCAGTCCCACCTCACCCCGCTGGTGCAACTCTGCTGGGGCCTGCGTACGAGCGGTCACGAGGTGGTGGTGGCCAGTTCGGCCGAACTGGTGCCCGCGATCCGGGCGACCGGGCTGACCGCCGTCGCCGTCGGCGAGGAGGTGGATCTGAGCGCGCAGGCCGGTAAGTACTTCAGCTGGCTGGTGGAACAGCCGGAACCGGTGCGCTGGAGCGATATCCAGCACTGGGGCGCGGGCAATGTCGCGACCTACCGGGTGATCGCGCAGCGATCGGTCGGCCCGCTGCTCGACTTCGCGCGCCGCTGGCGACCGGATCTGATCGTGTTCGACCCGACCACCTACGCGGGCCCACTCGTCGCGGCGGTGCTCGGCATTCCAGCGGTCCGCCACCTCTGGGGTATCGACTACACCTATCGGACAAGGGAATTCGAGCCGCTCGCGCTGCGCGAGCTGTGCGCGGAACTCGGCTTGGACGGCGTCGAGACGCTGGGCACGGTCACCGTCGACCCGTGTCCGGCCTCCTTGCAGTTCGACACCGGCGTGGACACCTTGCCGATCCGCTTCGCCCCCTACAACGGCCCGGCGGCGGCCGCCGATGTCGGGTTGCCGCCGCCGCGGCGGCCACGGATCTGCGTCTTGGGCAGCAGTGCGGTCGAACAACTTGCCGGACGCGCCATCCCGTTCGCGGAGCACGTGCTGGCCGGACTGGCGGGGCTCGACGTGGAGGTGGTGGCGCTGATGAATCCAGGCGCCGCCCCGAGCTTCGCCGAGGGCGAGTCGGTGACCTTCCTGGGCCCGACGCCATTGCATCTGCTGCTGGCTGACTGCGCTTTGGTCATCCACCAGGGCGGTGGCGGAGCGCTGATGACGGCGCTGTTCTACGGTCTGCCGCAATTGCTCACGCCGCTGTTCACCGATCACGTGGCCAATGCCGAACAGCTCGCCGAGGCGGGCGCGTGCCGCTGGTTGTTCGGCGGCACACTCGAGCCGGACGCGGTACGTACGGAGGTACGGCAGTTGTTGGCGGACGCCGAGTTTCGCGTTCACGCGGAGCGACTGCGCGACGAGATGCGGGCACAACCGCCGGTCGGCCAAGTGGTCGGCGCGCTGGCGGACCTGGCCGGAGCACGGTGA
- a CDS encoding DegT/DnrJ/EryC1/StrS family aminotransferase: MTGKWSGAELAIFGGRPAFDTPVIFGRPNIGNRAVLFDRLDRMLDAKWLSNGGELSREFERRVAETAGTRYCVATCNATSALQLALRAAGLRGEIIVPAFTFAATAHAAAWLGLKPVFCDVDPLTGSADPRSVEQAITARTTGILGVHIWGRPRALEAMQELADRFGLALIYDSAHAFGCGYAGRPIGGFGTAEVFSFHSTKFVNTFEGGALVTNDPEIAETAARLRNFGISGGDDIAEVGTNAKMSEAAAAMGLTSLDSMDYFVARNRENYHRYRQGMSGIAGLSLLDIDESERSNYQYAVVDCDIDRIGLSRDDLLAVLTAENVYTRRYFYPGCHRMAPYQTDRAFPGTDRVARDTFVLPTGVDLEPRQIDRICGLLGVIAHNGHAIRDALARTRRAA; the protein is encoded by the coding sequence GTGACGGGTAAGTGGAGCGGGGCCGAACTCGCGATCTTCGGCGGCAGACCGGCATTCGACACCCCCGTGATCTTCGGCAGACCCAATATCGGCAATCGGGCCGTGCTGTTCGACCGGCTCGACCGGATGCTGGACGCGAAATGGCTGTCCAACGGCGGCGAATTGAGCCGCGAATTCGAACGCCGGGTCGCCGAGACAGCGGGCACTCGCTACTGCGTGGCGACCTGCAACGCCACCTCCGCTCTCCAACTGGCCCTGCGGGCAGCCGGGCTGCGCGGCGAAATCATCGTTCCCGCCTTCACTTTCGCCGCGACCGCGCACGCGGCGGCCTGGCTCGGCTTGAAACCGGTGTTCTGCGATGTCGATCCGCTGACCGGCAGCGCCGATCCGCGCAGTGTCGAACAGGCCATCACCGCGCGCACGACCGGCATTCTCGGCGTACACATCTGGGGTAGGCCGCGCGCGCTGGAGGCCATGCAGGAGTTGGCCGACCGGTTCGGTCTTGCCCTGATCTATGACTCGGCGCACGCGTTCGGCTGCGGTTACGCGGGTCGGCCGATCGGCGGGTTCGGCACGGCCGAGGTGTTCAGCTTCCACTCCACCAAATTCGTGAATACCTTCGAGGGCGGTGCCCTGGTCACCAATGATCCGGAGATCGCCGAAACCGCCGCGCGGCTACGAAATTTCGGGATTTCGGGCGGCGATGACATCGCGGAGGTCGGCACCAACGCGAAGATGAGCGAGGCCGCCGCCGCCATGGGACTGACCTCGCTGGACTCGATGGACTACTTCGTGGCGCGCAATCGGGAGAACTATCACCGGTATCGGCAGGGCATGAGCGGCATCGCGGGGCTCTCCCTGCTCGACATCGACGAATCCGAACGCAGCAACTACCAGTACGCGGTCGTGGATTGCGATATCGATCGGATCGGATTGTCCCGCGATGATCTGCTCGCCGTGCTCACCGCCGAAAATGTCTATACCAGAAGATATTTCTATCCGGGCTGCCATCGGATGGCGCCCTATCAGACCGACCGCGCCTTCCCCGGCACCGATCGGGTCGCCCGCGACACCTTCGTCCTGCCGACCGGAGTGGATCTCGAACCCCGCCAGATCGACCGCATCTGCGGCCTGCTCGGCGTCATCGCCCACAACGGTCACGCCATCCGCGACGCCCTGGCACGGACCCGCCGAGCGGCGTGA